A genomic window from Serratia liquefaciens includes:
- a CDS encoding NAD-dependent succinate-semialdehyde dehydrogenase: protein MKLNNPELLRSQCLINGEWCDALSGKREAVINPATGVELASIPLVSGEETQQAINAAQVAQQGWKQLTAKQRSALMLTWADKVLAAQEDLAQLMTAEQGKSLAEARGEVAYAASFITWFAEEAKRVDGAVLQAPQASQRLVVVKQPIGVCAAITPWNFPAAMITRKVAPALAAGCAIIVKPAEQTPLTALALGKLAQDAGIPAGVLQVVTGDAAQVGKVLCDSPVVRKLSFTGSTEVGRILMAQCAPTIKKLSLELGGNAPVIVFDDANLDAAVAGIMASKFRNSGQTCVCANRIYVQDGIYDRLVDKLVAAVEQLKVGDGSQEGTTQGPLIDQDAVEKVQSHIDDALIKGAQIATGGQPHELGRTFFQPTVVTGVTQKMRFAKEETFGPVAPLFRFHDEAEAIAMANDTEFGLAAYLFTQNASRQWRVPEALEYGMVGINTGLISNEVAPFGGVKQSGLGREGSRYGIEEYLELKYLCIDVSC, encoded by the coding sequence ATGAAATTGAATAACCCCGAGCTGCTGCGCAGCCAGTGCCTGATTAACGGCGAGTGGTGCGATGCGCTGAGCGGCAAACGTGAAGCGGTCATCAATCCGGCGACCGGCGTTGAGCTGGCCAGTATTCCGTTAGTCAGCGGCGAAGAAACTCAACAGGCGATTAACGCTGCGCAGGTTGCGCAGCAAGGCTGGAAACAGCTGACAGCCAAACAGCGTTCCGCTCTGATGCTGACCTGGGCCGACAAGGTGCTGGCGGCCCAGGAAGATCTGGCGCAGTTGATGACCGCGGAGCAGGGCAAATCGCTGGCGGAAGCGCGCGGTGAAGTGGCCTACGCCGCCTCGTTTATCACCTGGTTTGCCGAAGAGGCCAAGCGAGTGGACGGCGCGGTGCTGCAAGCGCCGCAGGCCTCACAACGACTGGTGGTGGTGAAGCAGCCCATCGGCGTTTGCGCGGCGATCACCCCGTGGAACTTCCCGGCGGCGATGATCACCCGCAAGGTGGCGCCGGCGCTGGCGGCAGGTTGCGCAATTATCGTTAAACCGGCCGAACAAACGCCGCTGACCGCGCTGGCGTTGGGCAAGCTGGCGCAGGACGCCGGTATCCCGGCAGGGGTGTTGCAGGTGGTGACCGGCGACGCCGCTCAGGTGGGCAAAGTACTGTGTGACAGCCCGGTGGTGCGCAAATTGAGCTTTACCGGTTCGACCGAGGTTGGCCGCATTCTGATGGCACAGTGCGCGCCAACCATCAAAAAGCTGTCGCTGGAGCTGGGCGGCAATGCGCCGGTGATCGTTTTCGACGACGCCAACCTGGACGCGGCCGTGGCAGGCATTATGGCCTCCAAATTCCGCAATAGCGGCCAGACCTGCGTCTGCGCCAACCGCATCTACGTGCAGGACGGCATCTATGACCGCCTGGTGGATAAGCTGGTGGCGGCGGTTGAGCAACTGAAGGTCGGTGACGGCAGTCAGGAGGGCACCACTCAGGGCCCGTTGATTGACCAGGATGCGGTGGAAAAAGTGCAGAGCCATATCGACGATGCCTTGATCAAAGGCGCGCAGATCGCTACCGGCGGTCAGCCGCACGAACTGGGTCGCACCTTCTTCCAGCCTACGGTGGTGACCGGCGTGACGCAGAAAATGCGCTTCGCCAAAGAGGAAACTTTTGGCCCGGTGGCACCGCTGTTCCGTTTCCATGACGAGGCGGAAGCTATCGCCATGGCCAACGATACCGAGTTCGGTTTGGCCGCCTACCTGTTCACGCAGAACGCCTCGCGTCAATGGCGAGTGCCTGAGGCGTTGGAATACGGCATGGTCGGCATCAATACCGGGCTGATATCCAATGAAGTGGCACCTTTTGGCGGCGTGAAGCAGTCAGGACTCGGGCGTGAAGGATCGCGTTACGGGATTGAAGAATATCTGGAGCTGAAATACCTGTGTATCGATGTGAGCTGTTAA
- a CDS encoding aromatic amino acid transport family protein, giving the protein MSSENISISPALAAGVRTPAPAKSLSFLEGVAMIVGTNIGAGVLSIAYASSKAGFLPLLFWLVLVGSLTTITMLYVAESTLRTRAHLQLSGLAKRYVGGIGAWLMFASVCVNSIGALTAYMSGSGKLLQSLFGISPAIGSLLFFVPAAGVLYLGLKAIGRGEKFISIGMVAMLSALVAATLLKDTTQMRNLLDGDWRFMVPVFNVVVFCFSAQYIVPEMARGFSDKPEQLPKAIMVGMAVTFVLLAAVPMSVIALSGLNNISDVATISWGQALGQWAFFSANIFALCAMLTSYWGLGGSFLTNIFDQFRLGNDEQPLRRFGVLLLVVLPPFALAYSGLVSFVNALYFAGVFSGVILSIMPMLILRGARKHGDQTPRWQCNWITHPLLQISIVLLYLASAVYAIASLLGYLPAGW; this is encoded by the coding sequence ATGTCTTCTGAAAACATCTCTATTTCTCCGGCGCTTGCCGCCGGGGTGCGAACGCCTGCACCCGCCAAATCACTGAGTTTCCTCGAAGGGGTGGCGATGATTGTCGGCACCAACATTGGCGCCGGCGTGCTGTCCATCGCCTACGCCTCCAGCAAGGCCGGCTTCCTGCCGCTGTTGTTCTGGCTGGTGCTGGTGGGCAGCCTGACCACCATCACTATGCTGTACGTCGCTGAATCTACCCTGCGCACCCGTGCCCATCTGCAATTGAGCGGATTGGCGAAACGCTATGTCGGCGGTATCGGTGCCTGGCTGATGTTTGCTTCGGTTTGCGTTAACAGCATTGGGGCGTTGACCGCCTACATGAGCGGCAGCGGCAAGCTATTACAGTCCCTGTTCGGCATTTCCCCGGCAATAGGCAGCCTGCTGTTTTTCGTGCCTGCTGCAGGGGTCTTGTACCTGGGGTTAAAGGCGATTGGCCGCGGGGAGAAGTTTATCAGCATCGGCATGGTGGCCATGCTGAGTGCGCTGGTGGCGGCCACGCTGCTCAAAGACACCACCCAGATGCGCAACCTGCTGGACGGTGACTGGCGCTTTATGGTGCCGGTATTCAACGTGGTGGTGTTCTGCTTCTCTGCGCAGTATATCGTGCCGGAAATGGCGCGCGGCTTTTCGGACAAGCCAGAACAACTGCCCAAGGCGATTATGGTCGGAATGGCCGTGACCTTTGTGCTGCTGGCGGCGGTGCCGATGTCGGTGATTGCACTCAGCGGGCTGAATAACATTTCTGACGTGGCGACCATTTCATGGGGCCAGGCGTTAGGGCAGTGGGCCTTCTTCTCCGCCAATATTTTTGCCCTGTGCGCGATGCTGACCTCTTACTGGGGCCTCGGCGGCAGCTTCCTGACCAATATTTTCGACCAGTTCAGGCTGGGCAACGACGAACAGCCGCTGCGCCGTTTCGGCGTGCTGCTGCTGGTGGTGCTGCCGCCGTTCGCGCTGGCCTACAGCGGGTTGGTGTCATTCGTTAACGCGCTCTATTTCGCCGGGGTTTTCAGCGGGGTGATTTTGTCGATTATGCCAATGCTGATCCTGCGTGGGGCGCGCAAGCATGGCGACCAGACACCGCGTTGGCAGTGTAACTGGATCACCCACCCGCTGTTGCAGATCAGCATCGTGTTACTGTATCTGGCCAGTGCGGTGTATGCCATCGCGTCGCTGTTAGGCTATCTGCCCGCGGGATGGTGA
- a CDS encoding HPP family protein yields the protein MKMPLLERVKVGCARLWPHPLAVGKKEILLSSVGAGLGLMIAGWISHFVLGEVNLWFIAPMGASAVLLFGVPNSPLAQPWSIVGGNMSAAAVGVSTSLLIADPGLACGVAAALAIGLMFKLRCLHPPGGAVALTAILGGPGIHQLGYSFVLYPVLLNSVLLALLAIVFNNLAGRRYPHPLAPTEAKPANLPIDAVSITRADLHEALMQGELFDIDEDDLQEILLRAEQLAHQRQSGGG from the coding sequence ATGAAAATGCCGTTGTTGGAAAGAGTAAAAGTAGGGTGCGCACGTTTGTGGCCGCATCCATTGGCGGTGGGCAAAAAAGAGATTTTGCTTTCCAGCGTCGGTGCCGGGCTGGGGCTGATGATTGCCGGCTGGATCAGCCATTTTGTTTTGGGCGAGGTGAACCTGTGGTTTATCGCCCCGATGGGGGCCTCGGCCGTATTGCTGTTTGGCGTGCCGAACAGCCCGTTGGCGCAGCCCTGGTCGATTGTAGGCGGCAATATGTCGGCTGCGGCAGTGGGGGTCAGCACCAGTTTGCTGATTGCCGACCCTGGGCTGGCTTGCGGCGTGGCGGCCGCACTGGCGATTGGCTTGATGTTTAAGCTGCGTTGCCTGCACCCGCCCGGCGGCGCTGTGGCGCTGACCGCGATTCTCGGTGGCCCGGGTATTCATCAACTGGGCTATAGCTTTGTGCTGTACCCGGTGTTGCTGAACTCGGTGCTACTGGCGCTGCTGGCGATCGTCTTCAATAACCTGGCCGGGCGACGCTACCCGCACCCTTTGGCACCGACCGAGGCGAAGCCGGCCAATCTGCCGATTGATGCGGTGTCTATCACCCGCGCCGATCTGCACGAGGCGCTGATGCAGGGCGAACTGTTTGATATCGACGAGGACGATCTGCAGGAAATTCTGCTGCGTGCCGAACAGTTGGCGCATCAACGGCAGAGCGGTGGAGGCTGA
- the rpoD gene encoding RNA polymerase sigma factor RpoD — MEQNPQSQLKLLVTRGKEQGYLTYAEVNDHLPEDIVDSDQIEDIIQMINDMGIQVLEEAPDADDLLLAENSNSTDEDAEEAAAQVLSSVESEIGRTTDPVRMYMREMGTVELLTREGEIDIAKRIEDGINQVQCSVAEYPEAITYLLEQYDRVEAGEARLSDLITGFVDPNAEEDIAPTATHVGSELSTEEQNDDDEEEDEDEEEDDNSIDPELARQKFADLRDQYEATRVVIKKNGRSHASAAEEILKLSEVFKQFRLVPKQFDFLVNSMRTMMDRVRTQERIIMKLCVEQCKMPKKNFVTLFAGNETSTTWFEAALAMAKPWSEKLKDVAEDVQRSLQKLRQIEEETGLTIEQVKDINRRMSIGEAKARRAKKEMVEANLRLVISIAKKYTNRGLQFLDLIQEGNIGLMKAVDKFEYRRGYKFSTYATWWIRQAITRSIADQARTIRIPVHMIETINKLNRISRQMLQEMGREPTPEELAERMLMPEDKIRKVLKIAKEPISMETPIGDDEDSHLGDFIEDTTLELPLDSATSESLRSATHDVLAGLTAREAKVLRMRFGIDMNTDHTLEEVGKQFDVTRERIRQIEAKALRKLRHPSRSEVLRSFLDD, encoded by the coding sequence ATGGAGCAAAACCCGCAGTCACAGCTAAAGCTACTTGTCACCCGTGGTAAGGAGCAAGGCTATCTGACCTATGCTGAGGTCAATGACCATCTGCCGGAAGATATCGTCGACTCCGACCAGATCGAAGACATCATCCAGATGATTAACGACATGGGCATCCAGGTTCTGGAAGAAGCGCCGGACGCCGACGACCTGTTGCTTGCTGAAAACTCAAACAGCACAGACGAAGATGCGGAAGAAGCTGCCGCTCAGGTATTGTCCAGCGTTGAGTCTGAAATCGGCCGTACCACCGACCCGGTGCGCATGTACATGCGCGAAATGGGGACCGTTGAACTGCTGACGCGCGAAGGCGAAATCGACATCGCCAAGCGCATTGAAGACGGCATCAACCAGGTGCAGTGCTCGGTTGCCGAGTACCCGGAAGCCATTACCTATTTGCTGGAACAGTACGATCGCGTCGAAGCGGGCGAAGCCCGTCTGTCCGATCTGATCACCGGCTTCGTCGATCCTAATGCGGAAGAGGACATCGCCCCTACCGCTACCCACGTGGGTTCTGAGCTGTCTACCGAAGAGCAGAATGACGACGACGAAGAAGAAGATGAAGACGAAGAAGAAGACGACAACAGCATCGATCCTGAGCTGGCCCGTCAGAAATTCGCCGACCTGCGCGATCAGTACGAAGCGACTCGTGTCGTCATCAAAAAGAACGGCCGCAGCCACGCCAGCGCAGCAGAAGAAATTCTGAAGCTGTCTGAAGTGTTCAAGCAGTTCCGCCTGGTGCCGAAACAGTTCGACTTCCTGGTCAACAGCATGCGTACCATGATGGACCGCGTTCGTACTCAAGAACGTATCATCATGAAGCTGTGCGTTGAACAGTGCAAAATGCCGAAGAAAAACTTCGTGACTCTGTTCGCCGGCAACGAAACCAGCACCACCTGGTTCGAAGCCGCGCTGGCAATGGCCAAGCCATGGTCAGAGAAGCTGAAAGACGTCGCCGAAGATGTGCAACGCAGCCTGCAGAAACTGCGTCAGATCGAAGAAGAGACCGGCTTGACCATCGAGCAGGTGAAGGACATCAACCGCCGCATGTCTATCGGTGAAGCGAAAGCCCGCCGTGCGAAGAAAGAGATGGTTGAAGCGAACTTGCGTCTGGTTATTTCTATCGCCAAGAAATACACCAACCGCGGCCTGCAGTTCCTGGATCTGATCCAGGAAGGCAACATCGGTCTGATGAAAGCGGTAGACAAGTTTGAATACCGTCGTGGTTATAAGTTCTCGACTTACGCCACCTGGTGGATCCGTCAGGCTATCACCCGTTCTATCGCTGACCAGGCGCGTACCATCCGTATTCCGGTGCATATGATTGAGACCATCAACAAGCTCAACCGTATTTCGCGCCAGATGCTGCAAGAGATGGGCCGCGAACCGACGCCGGAAGAGCTGGCTGAACGCATGCTGATGCCGGAAGACAAAATCCGCAAAGTGCTGAAGATCGCCAAAGAGCCGATCTCCATGGAAACGCCGATCGGTGATGATGAAGATTCACATCTGGGCGATTTCATCGAGGATACCACCCTCGAGCTGCCGCTGGATTCTGCCACCTCGGAAAGCCTGCGCTCCGCAACGCACGACGTATTGGCCGGCCTGACCGCCCGTGAAGCGAAAGTGCTGCGTATGCGTTTCGGCATCGATATGAACACTGACCACACTTTGGAAGAAGTGGGCAAACAGTTCGACGTTACCCGTGAGCGTATTCGTCAGATCGAAGCCAAAGCACTGCGTAAACTGCGCCACCCAAGCCGTTCCGAAGTGCTGCGCAGCTTCCTGGACGACTAA
- the yfcF gene encoding glutathione transferase: MSQPIAELYTDAEFFSPYAMSAFVTLTEKGIPFTVKPVDLSQGKNHEPAYAALSLTRRVPTLVVGEFQLSESSAIDEYLDEIHPAHPVYPRDVKHRAKAREVQAWLRSDLLQLRAERPTEAVFINGKFPPLSNAAQGAANKLIAAVEKLLSHGQDNLFREWCIADTDLALMLNRLVIHGDPVPENIRHYAHKQWQRPSVQAWLALPEKMRG, encoded by the coding sequence ATGTCTCAGCCGATTGCCGAACTCTATACCGACGCCGAATTTTTCAGTCCTTATGCCATGTCGGCGTTTGTTACCCTGACGGAAAAAGGCATTCCCTTCACCGTAAAGCCGGTCGATTTGTCGCAGGGGAAAAACCATGAGCCGGCCTACGCGGCCCTGTCATTGACGCGCCGGGTGCCGACGCTGGTGGTCGGTGAGTTTCAACTTTCGGAGTCTTCGGCGATTGATGAGTACCTGGATGAGATCCACCCTGCCCATCCGGTGTACCCACGCGATGTTAAACACCGTGCCAAAGCTCGCGAAGTTCAGGCATGGCTGCGCAGCGATCTGTTGCAACTCCGTGCCGAGCGGCCCACCGAGGCGGTGTTCATTAACGGCAAGTTTCCTCCGCTGTCCAATGCCGCGCAGGGGGCCGCCAACAAGTTGATTGCCGCCGTTGAAAAGCTGCTGAGCCACGGCCAGGATAATTTGTTCAGGGAATGGTGTATTGCCGATACCGATCTGGCTTTGATGCTGAACAGGCTGGTAATACATGGCGATCCGGTGCCGGAAAACATTCGCCACTACGCACACAAGCAGTGGCAACGCCCTTCTGTGCAGGCCTGGTTGGCGCTGCCGGAAAAAATGCGCGGGTGA
- a CDS encoding 4-aminobutyrate--2-oxoglutarate transaminase: MKNAELNQRRQDATPRGVGVMCGFYAERAENATLWDVEGNEVIDFASGIAVLNTGHRHPKVIAAIEKQLKAFTHTAYQIVPYESYVSLAERINQCAPIEGPCKTAFFTTGAEAVENAVKIARAHTGRPGLITFGGGFHGRTYMTMALTGKVAPYKLGFGPFPGSVFHGQYPNALYGVTTEDAMNSLERIFKADIDPKQVAAIVLEPVQGEGGFNVAPAEFMQALRTLCDEHGILLIADEVQTGFARTGKLFAMDHYNIKPDLITMAKSLAGGMPLSAVAGRAAVMDAPAPGGLGGTYAGNPLAVAAALAVLDVIEEEQLCQRSQRLGQHLVEVLQQARQTSPAIADIRAQGSMVAVEFNDPKTGKPSAEITRQVQQKALEEGLLLLSCGVNGNVIRFLYPLTIPEDQFTKALGILSRALAQ, encoded by the coding sequence ATGAAAAACGCAGAATTGAATCAACGTCGTCAGGATGCCACCCCACGTGGGGTCGGCGTGATGTGCGGTTTTTACGCCGAACGCGCCGAGAACGCCACGCTGTGGGATGTCGAAGGGAATGAAGTTATCGATTTTGCCTCCGGTATCGCCGTGCTGAATACCGGACACCGTCACCCGAAGGTGATCGCTGCCATTGAGAAGCAGCTGAAGGCCTTCACCCATACCGCTTACCAGATTGTCCCTTACGAAAGCTACGTTTCGCTGGCCGAACGCATCAACCAGTGTGCGCCGATCGAAGGGCCATGTAAAACCGCGTTCTTCACCACGGGGGCGGAAGCGGTAGAGAACGCCGTCAAAATTGCCCGCGCCCACACTGGTCGTCCGGGTCTGATCACCTTTGGAGGTGGCTTCCACGGCCGCACCTACATGACCATGGCGCTGACCGGCAAAGTGGCACCTTACAAACTGGGCTTCGGACCATTCCCGGGATCGGTGTTCCACGGCCAGTATCCTAATGCGCTGTACGGCGTGACCACCGAAGATGCGATGAACAGCCTGGAGCGCATCTTTAAAGCGGATATCGATCCCAAGCAGGTTGCGGCCATCGTGTTGGAGCCGGTGCAAGGTGAAGGCGGTTTCAACGTCGCACCGGCCGAGTTTATGCAGGCGTTGCGCACCTTGTGCGACGAACACGGCATTTTGCTGATTGCCGACGAAGTGCAAACCGGTTTTGCCCGTACCGGCAAGCTGTTTGCCATGGATCATTACAACATCAAACCCGATCTTATCACCATGGCGAAAAGCCTGGCGGGCGGCATGCCGTTGTCGGCCGTAGCCGGTCGTGCAGCGGTGATGGATGCCCCGGCACCGGGCGGGCTGGGTGGCACCTATGCCGGTAACCCGCTGGCGGTGGCGGCAGCGTTGGCGGTGCTGGATGTGATTGAGGAAGAGCAGCTGTGCCAACGTTCTCAACGCCTGGGCCAGCATCTGGTGGAAGTGTTGCAGCAGGCGCGCCAGACCAGCCCGGCGATTGCGGATATTCGGGCGCAGGGTTCGATGGTGGCGGTGGAGTTCAACGATCCCAAGACCGGCAAACCCTCTGCCGAGATCACCCGCCAGGTGCAGCAGAAAGCGCTGGAAGAAGGCCTGCTGCTGCTGAGCTGTGGCGTTAACGGCAACGTGATCCGCTTCCTGTACCCGCTGACCATTCCTGAAGACCAGTTCACCAAGGCGCTGGGCATTCTTTCCCGCGCGCTGGCTCAATAA
- a CDS encoding ester cyclase: MIKAGLVALLLATGAAHAGNSAQELKNKNNVLEFYQQGLNNKDFAAARPFLGDEYKQHNPNAQDGVEGFRKFVELLKARYPDSHSEIKQAFVDGNYVILHVETSGREKGKTAAIIDIFRLDDAGKIVEHWDVTQPVPEKTASGNSMF, from the coding sequence ATGATTAAAGCGGGGTTGGTCGCTCTGCTGTTGGCGACCGGCGCTGCCCATGCGGGCAACAGCGCGCAGGAACTGAAGAACAAAAATAACGTGCTGGAGTTTTATCAGCAGGGGCTGAATAACAAAGATTTTGCGGCGGCGCGGCCCTTTCTGGGCGACGAGTACAAACAGCACAATCCCAATGCGCAGGATGGGGTGGAAGGGTTCCGCAAGTTTGTCGAGTTGCTCAAAGCTCGTTACCCCGATTCTCACAGTGAAATCAAACAGGCGTTTGTCGACGGCAACTATGTGATTTTGCACGTAGAGACCAGCGGGCGTGAAAAGGGTAAGACGGCCGCGATTATCGATATTTTCCGGCTTGATGACGCAGGCAAAATCGTGGAGCACTGGGACGTGACCCAACCGGTGCCGGAGAAAACCGCCAGCGGCAACAGCATGTTTTAG
- the mug gene encoding G/U mismatch-specific DNA glycosylase, producing MELLAPNLRVVFCGINPGLSSAHQGYPFANGSNRFWKVVHQAGFTERQLVPEQWQQLQDTGCGITALVARPTVAASEVTREELLSGGEALKEKILRYQPRALAILGKQAFSSAFGVKNAAWGRQEMTIGKTEVWVLPNPSGLNRATLEQLTESYRELFLALK from the coding sequence ATGGAACTCCTGGCGCCAAACCTGCGGGTGGTGTTTTGCGGCATCAACCCCGGCCTCTCCTCCGCCCACCAAGGCTACCCTTTTGCCAACGGCAGCAACCGCTTCTGGAAGGTGGTGCATCAGGCCGGCTTTACCGAACGTCAACTGGTACCCGAGCAGTGGCAACAGCTACAGGATACCGGCTGCGGCATCACCGCGCTGGTGGCGCGGCCAACGGTAGCAGCCAGCGAAGTGACGCGTGAGGAATTGCTCAGCGGCGGCGAGGCGTTAAAAGAAAAAATCTTGCGCTATCAGCCGCGCGCATTGGCGATTCTGGGCAAGCAGGCGTTCAGCAGCGCCTTTGGGGTGAAAAATGCGGCCTGGGGCCGTCAGGAGATGACGATCGGTAAAACTGAGGTTTGGGTATTGCCTAACCCCAGCGGATTGAATCGCGCCACGCTGGAGCAGCTTACAGAGAGTTATCGTGAGCTGTTTCTGGCATTGAAATAA
- a CDS encoding PLP-dependent aminotransferase family protein has translation MRSLSGDLLLQRLGEQPDDKLHKRLYNAIRTSILDGSLPPSSRLPASRDLAQELSLSRNTVLTVYEQLLAEGYVLARAGSGTFVAETVPDSCLSTVSAPAGSDGEQRRIELSARGATLLHHASASPKQWGAFIPGVPDVNAFPHQLFSKIQARISRRPAPQKLTYSNQGGSPELQHALVDYLRVARSVRCSPEQILITEGIHQAIDLVTRLLCNPGDDAWIEEPGYWGIRNILRMNDVNICPLAVDEAGMVPPEQPAEAPRLIFVTPSHQYPLGSVMSLARRQRLLALARNAGSWIVEDDYDSEFRFSGQPIPALQGLEADAPVIYIGTFSKTLYPALRLGYVVLPKPLMAALKTAHAELYRGGHLLIQTALAQFIQEGHYSAHIRRMRLLYARRRAFLTALIEQHLGKQALSEFNNNAGLHLILNLPDQADDVAIAAAANTRGVLVRPLSRYYMLPNHRRGLLMGFACVPEEQMAAAFTLLLECINP, from the coding sequence TTGCGCTCACTGAGTGGTGACCTGCTGTTGCAACGCCTTGGCGAACAGCCGGATGATAAGCTGCATAAGCGGCTGTATAATGCGATCCGCACCAGTATTTTGGACGGCAGCCTGCCGCCCTCCAGCCGTCTGCCCGCCTCACGGGATTTGGCTCAGGAGCTTAGCCTTTCTCGTAACACCGTATTAACCGTTTATGAACAACTCTTGGCGGAAGGCTATGTCCTGGCGCGTGCCGGAAGCGGCACATTCGTCGCCGAAACCGTCCCGGACAGCTGTTTATCCACCGTCAGCGCCCCGGCAGGCAGTGACGGGGAACAGCGGCGCATTGAACTGTCGGCGCGCGGTGCCACCCTGCTGCACCACGCCAGCGCCAGCCCCAAACAGTGGGGAGCCTTTATCCCCGGCGTGCCTGACGTCAATGCTTTCCCACACCAGTTATTCAGCAAGATCCAGGCGCGTATCAGCCGTCGTCCGGCCCCGCAGAAGTTGACCTACAGCAACCAGGGCGGCAGCCCGGAGCTACAGCATGCGCTGGTGGACTATCTGCGCGTAGCGCGCTCGGTACGCTGTTCACCAGAGCAAATTCTGATTACCGAAGGCATCCATCAGGCGATAGATCTGGTGACGCGCCTACTGTGCAATCCAGGCGACGACGCGTGGATTGAAGAACCGGGCTATTGGGGGATCCGCAATATCCTGCGAATGAACGACGTGAATATCTGCCCGTTGGCGGTGGATGAAGCCGGTATGGTGCCACCGGAACAGCCTGCCGAGGCGCCGCGGCTAATTTTCGTCACGCCGTCGCACCAATACCCACTGGGATCGGTAATGAGCCTGGCGCGTCGGCAACGGTTATTGGCCTTGGCGCGCAACGCCGGCAGTTGGATTGTTGAAGATGACTACGACAGCGAGTTTCGCTTTTCCGGTCAGCCGATCCCGGCGTTGCAGGGGTTGGAAGCCGACGCGCCGGTGATCTATATCGGCACCTTCAGCAAAACGCTGTATCCGGCGCTGCGACTGGGTTATGTGGTGCTGCCTAAGCCGCTAATGGCGGCGCTGAAAACCGCCCATGCGGAACTGTATCGCGGCGGCCATTTGCTGATCCAGACCGCGCTGGCGCAGTTTATCCAGGAAGGCCACTACAGCGCGCATATCCGCCGTATGCGCCTGCTGTACGCCCGGCGACGCGCCTTCCTCACCGCTCTGATCGAGCAGCATCTGGGTAAACAGGCGCTGAGTGAGTTCAATAACAATGCCGGGCTGCACCTGATCCTCAACCTGCCGGACCAGGCGGACGATGTGGCGATTGCCGCCGCAGCCAATACGCGCGGCGTACTGGTGCGGCCGCTGTCGCGTTACTACATGTTGCCCAACCATCGCCGCGGCCTGCTGATGGGTTTTGCCTGCGTACCGGAAGAGCAGATGGCCGCCGCTTTTACCCTGCTGTTGGAGTGCATCAACCCCTGA